In the genome of Deinococcus sp. KSM4-11, one region contains:
- the sthA gene encoding Si-specific NAD(P)(+) transhydrogenase produces the protein MTQVDSTTDFTHDLLVIGSGPGGQRAAIQAAKLGKKVAVVERKTVVGGVCINTGTIPSKTFREAIMHLSGYNERGLYGASYMVKEDLGMDDLLHRTTSVITHELDVIRSQLHRNRVDVIAAEASFTGPHTLRLRDVRGGNGGETWREVSARHIVIAVGTRAARDPRIPFDGKRILISDDILDLSTLPRTVTVIGGGVIGCEYASMFAALGVRVTLIDKRPRLLEFIDHEITDILTYQLRQNRMTLRLGEGVQDVTALPGVDGRTGSVKVTLASGKEITTDMVLYSIGRVGATDRLNLGAAGLSADGRGRIEVNEHYQTAQEHIYAVGDVIGFPSLASVSMEQGRLAACHAYGVPTQSVPELFPYGIYTIPEISTVGKSEEELTQAGVPYEIGKAQYREIARGQIIGDEQGTLKLIFHMETRVLLGVHIIGSGASELIHIGQAVMSFGGTVDYFVNTVFNYPTLAECYKTAAFDGINRLGSVPVLEPRLEPAPDVGVVIPAD, from the coding sequence ATGACCCAGGTGGACTCTACGACGGACTTCACCCATGACCTGCTGGTGATCGGTTCCGGCCCTGGCGGGCAGCGCGCCGCGATCCAGGCCGCAAAACTGGGCAAGAAGGTGGCCGTGGTCGAGCGCAAGACGGTCGTGGGCGGCGTGTGCATCAATACCGGAACCATTCCGTCCAAGACCTTCCGCGAGGCGATCATGCACCTCAGCGGCTACAACGAGCGCGGGCTGTACGGCGCGTCGTACATGGTCAAGGAAGACCTGGGCATGGACGACCTGCTGCACCGCACGACCAGCGTGATCACGCACGAGCTGGACGTGATCCGTTCGCAGCTCCACCGCAACCGCGTGGATGTCATCGCCGCCGAGGCGAGCTTCACCGGCCCGCATACCCTGCGCCTGCGCGACGTCAGAGGTGGGAACGGCGGCGAGACGTGGCGCGAGGTGTCCGCGCGGCACATCGTGATCGCTGTGGGCACGCGGGCTGCGCGCGACCCCAGGATTCCCTTCGACGGCAAACGCATCCTGATCAGCGACGACATCCTCGACCTGAGCACCCTGCCGCGCACGGTCACCGTGATCGGCGGCGGCGTGATCGGCTGCGAGTACGCCAGCATGTTCGCCGCGCTGGGCGTGCGCGTCACGCTGATCGACAAGCGGCCCCGGCTGCTGGAATTCATCGACCACGAGATCACCGACATCCTGACCTACCAGTTGCGGCAAAACCGCATGACCCTGCGCCTGGGCGAGGGCGTGCAGGACGTGACCGCGCTGCCCGGCGTGGACGGCCGGACCGGCAGCGTGAAGGTCACGCTCGCCAGCGGCAAGGAGATCACCACCGACATGGTGCTGTACTCCATCGGGCGGGTCGGAGCGACCGACCGCCTGAACCTGGGAGCGGCGGGCCTCAGCGCCGATGGACGTGGCCGCATCGAGGTCAACGAGCACTACCAGACCGCGCAGGAACACATCTACGCAGTGGGCGACGTGATCGGTTTCCCCAGCCTTGCGTCGGTCAGCATGGAGCAGGGCCGCCTGGCCGCGTGCCACGCCTACGGCGTGCCCACCCAGAGCGTCCCGGAACTGTTCCCGTACGGCATCTACACCATTCCCGAGATCAGCACAGTTGGCAAGTCCGAGGAGGAGCTCACGCAGGCGGGCGTCCCATACGAGATCGGCAAGGCCCAGTACCGCGAGATCGCGCGCGGGCAGATCATCGGGGACGAGCAGGGCACCCTGAAACTGATCTTCCACATGGAGACCCGCGTGCTGCTGGGCGTGCACATCATCGGCAGCGGGGCCAGCGAGCTCATCCACATCGGGCAGGCGGTGATGTCCTTCGGCGGCACGGTGGACTACTTCGTGAACACGGTCTTCAACTACCCCACCCTGGCCGAGTGCTACAAGACCGCCGCCTTCGACGGCATCAACCGCCTGGGCAGCGTGCCCGTGCTGGAGCCCCGTCTGGAACCCGCCCCGGACGTGGGCGTGGTGATCCCGGCGGACTGA
- the efp gene encoding elongation factor P, whose translation MISVTELRNGTKVEMDGGLWECLDYSHLKMGRGGAKVVTKFRNMESGSIVDRTFNSTEKLQDIYVEGKKMQYLYKDGEDFVFMDMETFEQVHLSPALVSDAAKYMKENTEVDVAMYGEKALSITLPNQVILKIVETDPGLRGDTASGGTKPATLETGAVVQVPLFVEQDTSVKVDTRTGMYLSRA comes from the coding sequence ATGATCAGCGTGACTGAACTGCGCAACGGCACCAAAGTAGAGATGGACGGCGGCCTGTGGGAGTGCCTGGACTACTCCCACCTGAAGATGGGCCGCGGCGGCGCGAAGGTCGTGACGAAATTCCGCAACATGGAATCCGGCTCGATCGTCGACCGCACCTTCAACAGCACGGAAAAGTTGCAGGACATCTATGTCGAGGGTAAGAAGATGCAGTATTTGTACAAGGACGGCGAGGACTTCGTGTTCATGGACATGGAGACCTTCGAGCAGGTGCACCTGAGCCCCGCCCTGGTCAGCGACGCCGCCAAGTACATGAAGGAAAACACCGAGGTCGACGTGGCCATGTACGGCGAGAAGGCTCTGAGCATCACCCTGCCGAACCAGGTGATTCTGAAGATCGTGGAGACGGATCCCGGCCTGCGCGGCGACACCGCTTCGGGCGGCACCAAGCCCGCCACGCTGGAAACGGGCGCGGTCGTGCAGGTGCCCCTGTTCGTCGAGCAGGACACCAGCGTGAAGGTCGACACCCGCACCGGCATGTACCTCAGCCGAGCCTAA
- the accB gene encoding acetyl-CoA carboxylase biotin carboxyl carrier protein: MNPDDLKQILAALTSADVREFALRTGSFDLSLKRGPQAVNAAVTAPSGPAAFQSPSGPTPQALASSAETSAPVSAEPAAVATVAAAAEPTAAAAPAASKGTPVKAPIVGTFYASSSPDAPPYVKVGDTVAAGQVLCIIEAMKLMNEIEAEQGGTVREILVKNAEPVEYGQTLFIIE, encoded by the coding sequence ATGAACCCAGACGACCTCAAACAGATTCTCGCGGCACTGACGTCCGCCGACGTGCGCGAATTTGCCCTGCGCACCGGCAGCTTCGACCTGTCCCTGAAACGCGGCCCGCAGGCCGTGAACGCCGCCGTGACGGCCCCGAGTGGCCCGGCCGCCTTCCAGTCCCCCAGCGGCCCCACGCCGCAGGCCCTGGCCTCCAGCGCCGAGACCTCGGCTCCGGTCAGCGCCGAGCCCGCCGCCGTGGCGACCGTTGCCGCCGCCGCCGAGCCCACAGCCGCGGCCGCCCCAGCCGCCAGCAAGGGCACGCCCGTGAAAGCTCCCATCGTGGGCACCTTCTACGCCTCCAGCAGCCCCGATGCGCCGCCCTACGTGAAGGTCGGCGACACAGTCGCGGCCGGGCAGGTGCTGTGCATCATTGAGGCCATGAAGCTCATGAACGAGATCGAGGCCGAGCAGGGCGGCACCGTGCGCGAGATCCTGGTGAAGAACGCCGAGCCGGTCGAGTACGGGCAAACGCTGTTCATCATCGAGTGA
- a CDS encoding aminopeptidase, with protein sequence MRRRTWAALAGVATLTVILSGCSEIRYLSQAAGGQLDLLRRARPVADVLADPTTPAGVHRKLQLAADVRAFAVAPTSAGGLGLPDHGSFLKYVDVGRPYVVWNVFSAPEFSVQLDTSCFPIAGCVGYRGYFMEAAAQAYAQERRAAGRDVDVGGVSAYSTLGYLKDPLLSTMLLYPDATLIRTVIHELSHPSLYVKDDTVFNESYATTIEAEGTRRWLAAHGTPELREADRLAQERSAGFEALLLTARHDLEALYAQTLPEAEVRTRKAAILSGLNDHYATLKAQWGGYDGYDAFFARGVNNATLGAVAAYATLVPAFQALLARVGGDISNFIAAATLCSRRPAGERAACLRGS encoded by the coding sequence ATGCGCAGACGGACGTGGGCCGCCCTGGCGGGAGTCGCCACCCTGACGGTGATCCTGAGCGGGTGCAGCGAGATCCGGTACCTGTCGCAGGCGGCGGGCGGGCAACTTGACCTGCTGCGCCGGGCGCGGCCGGTGGCGGACGTGCTGGCCGATCCCACCACGCCCGCCGGAGTGCACCGCAAGTTGCAGCTCGCGGCCGACGTGCGCGCCTTCGCGGTCGCACCGACCAGCGCCGGCGGCCTGGGCCTGCCGGATCATGGCAGTTTCCTGAAGTACGTGGACGTGGGCCGCCCGTACGTGGTGTGGAACGTCTTCTCGGCGCCGGAATTCAGCGTGCAGCTCGACACGTCCTGCTTTCCCATCGCGGGCTGCGTGGGTTACCGGGGGTACTTCATGGAGGCGGCCGCGCAGGCGTACGCGCAGGAGCGCCGCGCGGCCGGGCGGGACGTGGACGTGGGGGGGGTCAGCGCCTACAGCACCCTGGGGTACCTCAAAGACCCGCTGCTCTCGACCATGCTGCTCTACCCGGACGCCACCTTGATCCGCACGGTGATCCACGAACTGTCGCACCCCAGCCTGTACGTCAAAGACGACACGGTCTTCAACGAGTCCTACGCCACCACCATCGAGGCCGAAGGCACCCGCCGCTGGCTGGCGGCACACGGCACGCCGGAACTCCGCGAGGCCGACCGGCTGGCCCAGGAACGCTCGGCGGGCTTCGAGGCGCTGCTGCTGACAGCCCGGCACGACCTGGAAGCCCTGTACGCACAGACCCTTCCAGAAGCCGAGGTGCGGACGCGCAAGGCCGCCATTCTCAGCGGCCTGAACGACCACTACGCGACCCTGAAGGCGCAGTGGGGCGGCTACGACGGGTACGATGCCTTCTTCGCGCGGGGCGTGAACAACGCCACCCTGGGCGCGGTGGCCGCCTACGCCACCCTGGTGCCGGCCTTCCAGGCGCTGCTCGCGCGGGTGGGGGGCGATATCTCCAACTTCATCGCGGCCGCCACACTCTGCTCTAGGCGGCCGGCGGGCGAGCGGGCCGCGTGCCTGCGGGGCAGCTGA
- a CDS encoding exodeoxyribonuclease III, with translation MPASDSLKVTTLNVNGIRSALRKGLVDWAEREAPDVLLLQEVRADPHPEALAHLGYESVWFPARKAGYSGVAILARGGLEDMRAGMLHDEMDAEGRVISAVVRGVRFVSVYLPSGSSGEERQGFKERMLGDYQTWVSALLAEGRPVVLGGDYNIAHREIDLKNWRSNQKNSGFLPQERAWMTAHLEAGLVDTHRAHLGDTAEYTWWSSRGGAYDKNVGWRIDYLLASGVPLQGVSVHREARLSDHAPLSGLVTLP, from the coding sequence ATGCCCGCATCCGACAGTCTGAAAGTTACGACCCTGAACGTGAATGGCATCCGCAGCGCGCTGCGCAAGGGACTGGTCGACTGGGCCGAGCGGGAAGCGCCGGACGTGCTGCTGCTGCAGGAGGTGCGGGCTGATCCTCACCCGGAGGCGCTGGCGCACCTGGGGTACGAGAGCGTGTGGTTCCCGGCGCGCAAGGCGGGGTACAGCGGCGTGGCGATCCTCGCGAGGGGTGGGCTGGAGGACATGCGGGCGGGCATGCTGCACGACGAGATGGACGCCGAGGGCCGCGTGATAAGTGCGGTGGTGCGTGGCGTGCGGTTCGTGAGCGTGTACCTGCCGAGCGGCAGCAGCGGCGAGGAGCGCCAGGGCTTCAAGGAGAGGATGCTGGGCGACTACCAGACCTGGGTGTCCGCACTGCTGGCGGAGGGACGGCCGGTGGTGCTGGGCGGGGATTACAACATCGCGCACCGCGAGATTGACCTGAAGAACTGGCGCAGCAACCAGAAGAATTCCGGGTTCCTGCCGCAGGAACGGGCGTGGATGACCGCGCACCTGGAGGCCGGGCTGGTGGACACGCACCGCGCTCACCTGGGCGACACCGCCGAGTACACGTGGTGGAGTAGCCGGGGCGGTGCGTACGACAAGAACGTGGGCTGGCGGATCGATTACCTGCTCGCGTCGGGTGTACCACTGCAGGGTGTCAGCGTGCATCGGGAAGCCCGGCTGAGCGACCACGCACCACTCAGCGGTCTGGTCACGCTGCCCTGA
- a CDS encoding 50S ribosomal protein L25/general stress protein Ctc has translation MELNATPRTSRQKLAEGMIPAVAYNKDKNVSFALDRKAFDRAFRTQSTTGLFDITVEGGETFPALVKTVQMDKRKRTPIHVDFYMVTYGEPIEVSVPVHTKGKSQGEVQGGLLDTVVHNLAIIAPGPRRIPQELVVDVTRLNIGDHVTAGQVKLPEGVKLAGDADLVVISVLPPRMSADEAAAETQAAQVAGMVAAGELSEEAAEAVLEGDASLDEVKAEAAAAVEAESDTKED, from the coding sequence ATGGAACTGAACGCAACGCCCCGCACGAGCCGGCAGAAGCTGGCCGAAGGCATGATCCCCGCCGTCGCCTACAACAAGGACAAGAACGTGTCCTTCGCCCTGGATCGCAAGGCCTTCGACCGGGCCTTCCGTACCCAGAGCACCACCGGCCTGTTCGACATCACCGTCGAGGGCGGCGAGACCTTCCCGGCGCTCGTGAAGACCGTGCAGATGGACAAGCGCAAGCGCACGCCCATTCACGTGGACTTCTACATGGTCACCTACGGCGAGCCCATTGAAGTGTCCGTGCCGGTGCACACCAAGGGCAAGAGCCAGGGCGAAGTGCAGGGCGGCCTGCTCGACACCGTCGTGCACAACCTGGCGATCATCGCGCCCGGCCCGCGCCGCATTCCGCAGGAACTCGTCGTGGACGTCACGCGCCTGAACATCGGTGACCACGTCACCGCCGGTCAGGTCAAGCTGCCCGAAGGCGTGAAGCTCGCCGGTGACGCCGATCTGGTCGTCATCAGCGTGCTGCCGCCGCGCATGAGCGCCGATGAGGCCGCCGCCGAGACGCAGGCCGCCCAGGTGGCCGGCATGGTCGCCGCTGGCGAACTGTCCGAGGAAGCTGCCGAGGCCGTCCTGGAAGGCGACGCCAGCCTGGACGAGGTCAAGGCCGAGGCGGCCGCCGCCGTGGAAGCCGAGAGCGACACCAAGGAAGACTGA
- the accC gene encoding acetyl-CoA carboxylase biotin carboxylase subunit — MFKKILIANRGEIALRVIRTAREMGIKTVVVYSTADEKSLPVLLADESVCVGPPASNQSYLNIPNILSAALMTGAEAIHPGYGFMAENPDFAEMCREHGIVFIGPTPESMRALGSKAGGRDIAAQSSVPVVPGTGVLDDTDAALLAAKQIGYPVLLKASAGGGGRGQKVIRTQDELAKGFAQAQEEAKLYFGDPALIMEKFLEEFRHVEVQVMGDGTGHVIHIGERDCSIQRRNQKLIEEAPSTLPESLRQEILSAGVRLAKHVNYAGAGTLEFILDREGNYYFMEMNTRIQVEHCVSEMISNLDLVRMQIEIAAGEGLKLQQEDVVLRGHAIECRINAEDPDKDFRPAAGKIDDVHFAGGPGVRVDTHTYSGYSIPPHYDSLIGKLIVWHENRDKAIARMKRALEETVIQGPKTTIPLYVKIMDNPFYKRGAVMTNFLKTRMVAPEA, encoded by the coding sequence ATGTTCAAGAAGATCCTGATCGCCAACCGTGGCGAGATTGCCCTGCGCGTCATCCGGACGGCGCGGGAAATGGGCATCAAGACCGTCGTGGTGTACTCCACCGCCGACGAAAAGAGCCTGCCGGTGCTGCTCGCCGACGAATCCGTGTGCGTGGGGCCACCCGCCAGCAACCAGTCGTACCTGAACATCCCGAACATCCTCTCGGCCGCCCTGATGACCGGCGCCGAGGCGATCCACCCCGGATACGGCTTCATGGCCGAAAACCCGGACTTCGCGGAGATGTGCCGCGAGCACGGCATCGTGTTTATCGGCCCCACCCCAGAGAGCATGCGCGCCCTGGGCAGCAAGGCCGGCGGGCGCGACATCGCCGCCCAGAGCAGCGTGCCCGTCGTGCCCGGCACCGGCGTCCTCGACGACACCGATGCCGCGCTGCTAGCCGCCAAGCAGATCGGCTACCCCGTGCTCCTGAAGGCCAGCGCCGGGGGCGGCGGACGCGGCCAGAAGGTCATCCGCACGCAGGATGAGCTCGCCAAGGGCTTCGCGCAGGCGCAGGAGGAAGCCAAACTGTACTTCGGCGACCCGGCCCTGATCATGGAGAAGTTCCTGGAGGAGTTCCGCCACGTGGAAGTGCAGGTCATGGGCGACGGCACCGGGCATGTCATCCACATCGGGGAACGCGACTGCTCGATCCAGCGGCGCAACCAGAAACTGATCGAGGAAGCGCCCAGCACCCTGCCCGAGTCACTGCGCCAGGAGATCCTGAGCGCGGGCGTGCGCCTCGCGAAACACGTGAACTACGCCGGGGCAGGCACGCTGGAATTCATCCTCGACCGGGAAGGCAACTACTACTTCATGGAGATGAACACCCGCATCCAGGTCGAGCACTGCGTATCCGAAATGATCAGCAACCTCGACCTGGTGCGGATGCAGATCGAGATCGCCGCCGGTGAAGGCCTGAAGCTCCAGCAGGAGGACGTCGTGCTGCGCGGTCACGCCATCGAATGCCGCATCAACGCCGAGGATCCCGACAAGGACTTCCGCCCGGCCGCCGGCAAGATCGACGACGTGCACTTCGCGGGCGGCCCCGGCGTGCGCGTGGACACCCACACCTACAGCGGCTACTCGATCCCCCCGCACTACGACAGCCTGATCGGCAAGCTGATCGTGTGGCACGAGAACCGCGACAAGGCAATTGCCCGCATGAAACGCGCGCTGGAAGAGACCGTGATCCAGGGGCCGAAAACCACCATTCCCCTGTACGTGAAGATCATGGACAACCCCTTCTACAAACGCGGGGCCGTCATGACCAACTTCCTGAAAACGAGGATGGTCGCGCCTGAAGCGTAA